One window of the Hyphomicrobiaceae bacterium genome contains the following:
- a CDS encoding ABC transporter substrate-binding protein: MRVQLVLTFVAVWSACAVGEAWAQSQPAPEAISIPVLTPLTGPLAILGQDGKKGLEIAVQQINEAGGIAGRKLTVEVTDSQGKPDVARREMERLVRLQNAPLVMGCDISASTSTAAQFAEASQTPLFNVSAVSSEIINRHYRWYFTQQITSNDEADTAVAFLKSITEKNGGLKAQRIALLYEDSPRGTDTADLVRKQLEKEGAKPVADVSYNRAERNLLPVMKKVQETNPNLLVWAGYTEDVVAGIKAMQQLEFTPYVVGIGGGPGDPRLPELVDAKFIDRLKLSNIDYFSPDLKRVAYLTEQYRKKYNLLPSSYTGMCYTGAVTLATILERAYAKSPSPTRGDMQSVLRELDLSSDQTAIPGAIKFDADGRNVGARALVAQWKDGANHKATVFPAPIAAASPAPLK, translated from the coding sequence ATGAGGGTGCAACTTGTCCTGACGTTCGTCGCCGTCTGGTCTGCGTGTGCGGTTGGCGAAGCCTGGGCGCAGAGCCAGCCAGCACCCGAGGCGATCTCCATCCCGGTGCTGACGCCACTGACCGGACCGCTCGCGATTCTCGGACAGGACGGCAAGAAGGGGCTCGAAATTGCGGTCCAACAGATCAACGAAGCTGGAGGAATCGCGGGCCGCAAGCTCACTGTGGAGGTGACCGATTCACAGGGAAAGCCCGACGTTGCGCGGCGCGAGATGGAGCGGCTGGTCCGGCTGCAAAATGCGCCGCTGGTCATGGGTTGTGACATCAGCGCATCGACCTCGACCGCCGCCCAATTCGCCGAAGCATCGCAGACCCCTCTGTTCAATGTCAGTGCCGTCTCCTCCGAGATCATCAACCGGCACTATCGCTGGTATTTCACCCAGCAGATCACCAGCAACGACGAAGCAGATACGGCCGTCGCATTCCTCAAGTCGATCACCGAGAAGAACGGCGGCCTCAAGGCGCAGAGGATAGCGCTGCTTTATGAAGACAGTCCGCGCGGCACTGACACCGCTGACCTCGTGCGCAAGCAGCTCGAAAAGGAAGGGGCGAAGCCAGTTGCCGACGTATCCTATAATCGTGCCGAGCGAAATCTTCTGCCCGTCATGAAGAAAGTGCAGGAGACGAATCCAAATCTCCTCGTCTGGGCCGGATATACCGAGGACGTGGTGGCCGGCATCAAGGCGATGCAGCAGCTCGAGTTCACACCCTACGTGGTCGGCATTGGAGGGGGGCCGGGCGATCCGAGGTTGCCGGAGCTTGTCGATGCAAAGTTCATCGATCGCCTGAAGCTTTCCAATATCGACTATTTCAGTCCGGACCTGAAGCGCGTTGCGTACCTGACGGAGCAATATCGCAAGAAGTATAACCTGCTGCCTTCTAGCTATACCGGCATGTGTTACACTGGAGCTGTGACACTCGCGACGATCCTTGAGAGAGCTTACGCCAAATCACCAAGTCCGACGCGCGGCGATATGCAAAGCGTCCTTCGCGAACTGGACTTAAGCTCAGATCAGACCGCCATTCCTGGCGCCATCAAGTTCGATGCTGACGGCCGCAACGTCGGGGCTCGCGCCCTCGTCGCGCAATGGAAGGACGGTGCAAATCA